The following are encoded in a window of Halosolutus halophilus genomic DNA:
- a CDS encoding SDR family oxidoreductase: MAIAEDAEEAETDDGGRAVDARDPDTTSTPDDDRGRETTRADDDRYTRKQSVLITGCSSGIGRATAEAFLAENWQVIATARNADDIAELADAGCTTLELDVTDPDQVASVVEETVDRGGAIDCLVNNAGYAQMGPIEDVSTVDLHRQFDVNVYGPHRLARAALPHMRAQGEGRIVNVSSVAGRVSLPGSGAYSGSKHALEAMSDALRSEVEEFGIDVVLVEPGPVETNFSDRADEELPEADRTPAYEKLYEIYDDAQLIGGGRGGPFASTPEDVAAAILEAGTCPEPPARYPVGPLGQFGVYARYLPDRFRDAGYGLLRKLV; the protein is encoded by the coding sequence ATGGCCATCGCTGAGGACGCCGAGGAAGCGGAGACCGACGACGGGGGCCGCGCCGTCGACGCTCGCGATCCAGACACGACGAGCACGCCCGACGACGACCGCGGCCGCGAGACGACCAGGGCGGACGACGATCGCTACACGCGCAAGCAGAGCGTCCTGATCACCGGCTGTTCGTCCGGGATCGGCCGTGCGACCGCCGAGGCCTTCCTCGCGGAGAACTGGCAGGTGATCGCGACCGCGCGAAACGCCGACGACATCGCGGAACTCGCCGACGCGGGCTGTACGACGCTCGAACTCGACGTCACCGATCCGGACCAGGTCGCGAGCGTCGTCGAGGAGACCGTCGACCGCGGCGGCGCGATCGACTGTCTCGTGAACAACGCCGGCTACGCCCAGATGGGTCCGATCGAGGACGTCTCGACGGTCGATCTCCACCGGCAGTTCGACGTCAACGTCTACGGCCCCCACCGTCTCGCACGCGCCGCCCTGCCGCACATGCGCGCCCAGGGCGAGGGCCGGATCGTCAACGTCTCGAGCGTCGCCGGCCGCGTCTCGCTCCCGGGATCGGGCGCGTACTCGGGCTCGAAACACGCCCTCGAAGCGATGAGCGACGCGCTGCGCAGCGAAGTCGAAGAATTCGGGATCGACGTCGTCCTGGTCGAACCCGGGCCGGTCGAGACGAACTTCTCCGATCGGGCCGACGAGGAACTCCCGGAGGCCGATCGGACGCCGGCCTACGAGAAACTGTACGAGATCTACGACGACGCACAGCTGATCGGCGGCGGAAGGGGCGGACCCTTCGCATCCACGCCCGAGGACGTCGCCGCGGCGATCCTCGAGGCCGGTACCTGTCCCGAGCCGCCGGCGCGGTACCCGGTCGGGCCGCTCGGCCAGTTCGG